One genomic window of Microbacterium testaceum StLB037 includes the following:
- a CDS encoding adenylate kinase — protein MTARLLIVGPQGSGKGTQGVRIAEAFGIPVVSTGDVFRANVAEGTELGKQVTSIIDAGDLVPDELTSAVVRDRLSQPDAGEGFLLDGYPRNLAQVMHLDEFLGGRDESLDAVIALVVPRDESLARLTARAVEQGRADDTAEAIETRLNIYERETAPILGVYGTRGIVDEIDGVGGLDEVTERVFAALDARGLRRRTAD, from the coding sequence ATGACGGCGCGTCTGTTGATCGTCGGCCCCCAGGGGTCGGGCAAGGGGACGCAGGGCGTCCGCATCGCAGAGGCTTTCGGCATCCCCGTGGTCTCGACCGGCGATGTCTTCCGCGCCAACGTGGCGGAGGGCACCGAGCTGGGCAAGCAGGTGACGTCGATCATCGACGCCGGCGACCTCGTCCCCGACGAGCTCACGAGCGCGGTCGTGCGCGACCGCCTGTCGCAGCCCGACGCGGGGGAGGGGTTCCTCCTCGACGGATACCCCCGCAACCTGGCTCAGGTCATGCACCTCGATGAGTTCCTGGGCGGTCGCGACGAGTCTCTCGACGCCGTCATCGCGTTGGTCGTCCCCCGGGACGAGTCGCTGGCCCGCCTGACTGCCCGCGCCGTCGAGCAGGGGCGCGCGGACGACACCGCCGAGGCCATCGAGACCCGTCTGAACATCTACGAGCGCGAGACGGCGCCCATCCTCGGCGTGTACGGCACGCGAGGCATCGTCGACGAGATCGACGGCGTCGGCGGCCTCGACGAGGTCACGGAGCGGGTCTTCGCGGCGCTCGACGCGCGCGGTCTTCGCCGTCGTACGGCTGACTGA
- the secY gene encoding preprotein translocase subunit SecY produces the protein MFSAIARVFRTPDLRRKIAFTLGIIAIYRLGAHVPSPFVDFPNVQQCLSDSGSTEGLLSLVNLFSGGALLQLSIFALGVMPYITATIIVQLLRVVIPHFETLYKEGQAGQAKLTQYTRYLTIALALLQSTTLVTVARSGQLFGSAGIPECQQLLTNDVWWAQLLMIITLTAGTGLVMWFAELVTERGVGNGMSILIFTSIAATFPAAMMSILNSRGVEIFLLVLAVGIVVVALVVFVEQSQRRIPVQYAKRMVGRRTYGGTNTYIPIKVNMAGVVPVIFASSLLYIPALIAQFNQPQAGQEPAPWVTWISQYLTRGDHPLYMLIYFLLIVGFTYFYVAITFNPVDVADNMKKYGGFIPGIRAGRPTAEYLDYVLTRITLPGSIYLGLIALLPLVALATVGANQNFPFGGASILIIVGVGLETVKQIDAQLQQRHYEGLLR, from the coding sequence TTGTTCAGCGCCATCGCGCGGGTTTTCCGCACGCCCGACCTGAGGCGGAAGATCGCCTTCACGCTGGGCATCATCGCCATCTACCGGCTCGGTGCCCACGTTCCGTCGCCGTTCGTCGACTTCCCCAACGTCCAGCAGTGTCTGAGCGACTCCGGGAGCACCGAGGGACTGCTGTCGCTGGTCAACCTCTTCTCCGGCGGCGCTCTGCTGCAGCTGTCCATCTTCGCGCTCGGCGTCATGCCGTACATCACGGCCACGATCATCGTGCAGCTGTTGCGCGTCGTCATCCCGCACTTCGAGACCCTCTACAAGGAGGGTCAGGCGGGTCAGGCCAAGCTGACGCAGTACACCCGCTACCTGACGATCGCTCTCGCGCTCCTGCAGTCGACCACTCTGGTCACCGTCGCGCGCTCCGGCCAGCTCTTCGGCTCGGCCGGTATCCCCGAGTGCCAGCAGCTCCTCACGAATGACGTGTGGTGGGCTCAGCTGCTCATGATCATCACGCTGACCGCCGGTACGGGCCTCGTGATGTGGTTCGCCGAGCTGGTCACGGAGCGCGGTGTCGGCAACGGCATGTCGATCCTCATCTTCACGTCGATCGCCGCGACGTTCCCCGCCGCGATGATGTCGATCCTGAACTCGCGCGGCGTCGAGATCTTCCTCCTCGTCCTGGCCGTCGGCATCGTGGTCGTCGCGCTCGTCGTGTTCGTCGAGCAGTCCCAGCGCCGCATCCCCGTGCAGTACGCCAAGCGGATGGTCGGCCGCCGGACGTACGGCGGGACGAACACCTACATCCCGATCAAGGTCAACATGGCCGGTGTGGTGCCGGTGATCTTCGCGTCGTCGCTGCTCTACATCCCGGCGCTCATCGCCCAGTTCAACCAGCCGCAGGCGGGCCAGGAACCGGCCCCGTGGGTCACGTGGATCTCGCAGTACCTCACGCGCGGTGACCACCCGCTGTACATGCTGATCTACTTCCTCCTGATCGTGGGCTTCACGTACTTCTACGTCGCCATCACGTTCAACCCGGTCGACGTGGCCGACAACATGAAGAAGTACGGCGGGTTCATCCCCGGCATCCGCGCCGGTCGTCCCACCGCTGAGTACCTCGACTACGTGCTGACGCGCATCACGCTGCCCGGATCCATCTACCTCGGCCTGATCGCGCTCCTGCCGCTCGTGGCGCTCGCCACGGTCGGCGCCAACCAGAACTTCCCGTTCGGCGGCGCCTCGATTCTGATCATCGTGGGTGTGGGTCTCGAGACGGTGAAGCAGATCGACGCTCAGCTCCAGCAGCGTCACTACGAAGGGCTCCTCCGATGA
- the rplO gene encoding 50S ribosomal protein L15, whose protein sequence is MADKKDETATVAAPKKASARKTAEKKEAPAARPGVLKVHHLRPVPGARTAKTRVGRGEGSKGKTAGRGTKGTKARYQVKVGFEGGQMPLHMRTPKLRGFKNPFRVEYQVVNLDKLAELYPQGGDVTVAGLVAKGAVRKNEKVKVLGTGDISVALTVSVDKVSGSAEQKIVAAGGTVN, encoded by the coding sequence ATGGCTGACAAGAAGGACGAGACCGCTACGGTCGCCGCCCCGAAGAAGGCCTCGGCCCGTAAGACGGCTGAGAAGAAGGAAGCCCCCGCGGCCCGCCCCGGCGTGCTGAAGGTTCACCACCTGCGTCCCGTCCCGGGTGCCCGTACCGCCAAGACCCGCGTCGGTCGTGGTGAGGGCTCCAAGGGTAAGACGGCCGGTCGCGGTACCAAGGGAACCAAGGCCCGTTACCAGGTCAAGGTCGGCTTCGAGGGTGGGCAGATGCCGCTGCACATGCGCACCCCGAAGCTCCGCGGCTTCAAGAACCCGTTCCGCGTCGAGTACCAGGTCGTGAACCTGGACAAGCTCGCCGAGCTCTACCCGCAGGGTGGCGACGTGACCGTCGCCGGCCTCGTGGCCAAGGGCGCCGTGCGCAAGAACGAGAAGGTCAAGGTGCTCGGCACCGGCGACATCTCGGTCGCGCTGACCGTCTCGGTCGACAAGGTCTCCGGCTCTGCTGAGCAGAAGATCGTCGCCGCCGGCGGCACCGTCAACTGA
- the rpmD gene encoding 50S ribosomal protein L30, giving the protein MAERLKVTQIKSKVSEKQNQRDTLRSLGLKRIGDSVVRPDDAQTRGYVKTVAHLVKVEEID; this is encoded by the coding sequence ATGGCCGAGCGTCTGAAGGTCACGCAGATCAAGTCCAAGGTGAGCGAGAAGCAGAACCAGCGTGACACGCTGCGTTCGCTCGGTCTCAAGCGGATCGGCGACTCGGTCGTCCGTCCCGACGACGCGCAGACGCGCGGCTACGTCAAGACCGTCGCCCACCTCGTCAAGGTTGAGGAGATCGACTAA
- the rpsE gene encoding 30S ribosomal protein S5: MSDNKETEVTEQTAPAEGAAAATAPAEREREPRRGGRERNTNQRDRGSRDRNESQFLERVVTINRVSKVVKGGRRFSFTALVVVGDGNGVVGVGYGKAREVPLAISKGVEEAKRNFFRVPRSGSTIPHPVQGEAAAGVVLLRPAAAGTGVIAGGPVRAVLECAGIHDVLSKSLGSSNTINIVHATVEALKSLEEPRAVAARRGLEFDQVAPARLVRAEAAAQKVGA, from the coding sequence GTGAGTGACAACAAGGAGACCGAAGTGACCGAGCAGACTGCACCGGCAGAGGGTGCGGCTGCGGCCACGGCCCCCGCCGAGCGTGAGCGCGAGCCGCGTCGCGGTGGTCGCGAGCGCAACACCAACCAGCGCGACCGTGGTTCGCGCGACCGCAACGAGAGCCAGTTCCTCGAGCGCGTCGTGACGATCAACCGTGTGTCGAAGGTGGTCAAGGGTGGTCGTCGCTTCAGCTTCACGGCGCTCGTCGTCGTGGGCGACGGCAACGGCGTCGTGGGTGTCGGTTACGGCAAGGCCCGCGAAGTCCCCCTCGCCATCTCGAAGGGTGTCGAAGAGGCCAAGCGCAACTTCTTCCGCGTTCCGCGCTCCGGCTCGACCATCCCGCACCCCGTTCAGGGTGAGGCTGCCGCCGGTGTGGTGCTCCTGCGCCCCGCCGCTGCCGGTACCGGTGTTATCGCCGGTGGTCCCGTCCGCGCCGTCCTCGAGTGCGCCGGCATCCACGATGTCCTCTCGAAGTCGCTCGGCTCGTCGAACACGATCAACATCGTGCACGCGACCGTCGAGGCGCTGAAGTCGCTCGAAGAGCCCCGCGCCGTGGCCGCCCGCCGTGGCCTGGAGTTCGACCAGGTCGCCCCGGCCCGCCTCGTGCGCGCCGAGGCCGCCGCTCAGAAGGTAGGTGCCTGA
- the rplR gene encoding 50S ribosomal protein L18, protein MAVKTKSVARARRHARLRKKVVGTELRPRLVVTRSARHVFVQVVDDSKGHTVASASTLETDLRGFDGDKTAKARKVGELVAERAKAVGVSDVVFDRGGNRYAGRVAAIADGAREGGLNL, encoded by the coding sequence ATGGCTGTCAAGACAAAGTCCGTCGCTCGTGCTCGTCGTCACGCGCGTCTTCGCAAGAAGGTCGTGGGCACCGAGCTTCGCCCCCGTCTGGTCGTGACGCGCTCCGCGCGCCACGTGTTCGTCCAGGTCGTGGACGACAGCAAGGGCCACACCGTGGCCTCCGCCTCCACCCTCGAGACCGACCTGCGCGGCTTCGACGGTGACAAGACCGCCAAGGCCCGCAAGGTCGGCGAGCTCGTCGCCGAGCGTGCCAAGGCCGTCGGCGTGTCCGACGTCGTGTTCGACCGTGGCGGAAACCGGTACGCCGGTCGCGTCGCCGCGATCGCCGACGGTGCCCGCGAAGGAGGGCTGAACCTGTGA
- the rplF gene encoding 50S ribosomal protein L6, whose amino-acid sequence MSRIGRLPIDIPAGVTVSVNGREVNVKGPKGELALTVAQPLEVSVEENQVLVTRPDDERESRSLHGLTRTLINNNIIGVTQGYTKGLEVVGTGYRVAQKGSSVEFALGFSHPVLIDPPAGITLTVEGNNKLTVSGIDKQAVGEAAANIRKIRKPEPYKGKGVRYAGEVVRRKAGKSGK is encoded by the coding sequence ATGTCGCGTATTGGACGTCTTCCCATCGACATCCCCGCCGGTGTCACCGTTTCGGTGAACGGCCGGGAGGTCAACGTCAAGGGCCCCAAGGGCGAGCTCGCGCTCACCGTGGCACAGCCCCTCGAGGTGTCGGTCGAGGAGAACCAGGTTCTCGTCACCCGCCCCGACGACGAGCGCGAGTCGCGGTCGCTCCACGGCCTGACCCGCACGCTCATCAACAACAACATCATCGGTGTCACCCAGGGCTACACCAAGGGCCTCGAGGTCGTCGGTACGGGTTACCGCGTGGCGCAGAAGGGCAGCTCGGTCGAGTTCGCCCTCGGTTTCTCGCACCCCGTGCTCATCGACCCGCCCGCCGGGATCACCCTCACGGTCGAAGGCAACAACAAGCTCACCGTGAGCGGCATCGACAAGCAGGCCGTCGGCGAGGCCGCTGCCAACATCCGCAAGATCCGCAAGCCCGAGCCGTACAAGGGCAAGGGTGTGCGGTACGCGGGCGAGGTCGTCCGCCGCAAGGCCGGAAAGAGTGGTAAGTGA
- the rpsH gene encoding 30S ribosomal protein S8, whose protein sequence is MTMTDPVADMLTRLRNANSAHHDSVSMPSSKLKTNIAAILKQEGYIADWSVEDARVGQTLNMTLKYGPNRERSIAGIKRVSKPGLRVYAKSTEVPTVLGGLGVAILSTSSGLLTDRQAEQKGVGGEVLAYVW, encoded by the coding sequence ATGACGATGACAGACCCGGTCGCAGACATGCTGACCCGTCTGCGCAACGCGAACTCGGCGCACCACGACTCCGTGTCGATGCCGAGCTCGAAGCTCAAGACCAACATCGCCGCCATCCTCAAGCAGGAGGGTTACATCGCCGACTGGAGCGTCGAGGACGCCCGTGTCGGCCAGACCCTCAACATGACGCTGAAGTACGGCCCGAACCGCGAGCGGTCGATCGCCGGCATCAAGCGCGTCTCCAAGCCCGGCCTTCGCGTGTACGCGAAGTCGACCGAGGTCCCCACGGTCCTCGGCGGGCTCGGCGTCGCCATCCTGTCCACCTCCTCCGGTCTCCTCACCGACCGTCAGGCCGAGCAGAAGGGCGTCGGCGGGGAAGTCCTCGCCTACGTGTGGTGA
- the rplE gene encoding 50S ribosomal protein L5 translates to MSTVTAAETGKIQPRLKQKYNAEIKKALQDEFGYENVMQIPGLVKVVVNTGVGEAARDSKVIDGAVEDLTKITGQKPIVTKARKSIAQFKLREGQAIGAHVTLRGDRAWEFVDRLVNLALPRIRDFRGLSPKQFDGNGNYTFGLQEQSVFHEIDQDRIDRVRGFDITIVTTAKTDDEGRSLLRQLGFPFQSADAQA, encoded by the coding sequence ATGAGCACCGTGACTGCCGCGGAGACTGGCAAGATCCAGCCCCGCCTCAAGCAGAAGTACAACGCCGAGATCAAGAAGGCGCTGCAGGACGAGTTCGGCTACGAGAACGTCATGCAGATTCCCGGCCTGGTCAAGGTCGTCGTGAACACCGGTGTCGGCGAGGCGGCTCGTGACAGCAAGGTGATCGATGGTGCGGTCGAGGACCTCACCAAGATCACCGGTCAGAAGCCCATCGTCACGAAGGCACGCAAGTCCATCGCGCAGTTCAAGCTGCGTGAGGGTCAGGCCATCGGCGCGCACGTCACCCTCCGTGGTGACCGTGCGTGGGAGTTCGTGGACCGCCTGGTCAACCTCGCGCTGCCGCGCATCCGCGACTTCCGCGGTCTGTCGCCCAAGCAGTTCGACGGCAACGGCAACTACACCTTCGGTCTCCAGGAGCAGTCCGTGTTCCACGAGATCGACCAGGACCGCATCGACCGCGTCCGTGGTTTCGACATCACGATCGTCACCACGGCGAAGACTGACGACGAGGGCCGTTCGCTGCTGCGCCAGCTCGGCTTCCCGTTCCAGTCGGCCGACGCTCAGGCCTGA
- the rplX gene encoding 50S ribosomal protein L24, producing MAKIKKGDLVQVISGAKPERGGDRGKQGKVLEVLTEQNRVIVEGVNYVTKHNRVGQSQRGTKTGGIETFEAPIHISNVAIVDPSTKKPTRVGRRVEEQVKDGVKRTVRVRFAKKSGKDL from the coding sequence ATGGCGAAAATCAAGAAGGGTGACCTGGTTCAGGTCATCTCGGGCGCCAAGCCCGAGCGTGGCGGCGACCGCGGCAAGCAGGGCAAGGTCCTCGAGGTCCTTACCGAGCAGAACCGCGTCATCGTCGAAGGCGTGAACTACGTCACCAAGCACAACCGCGTCGGCCAGTCCCAGCGCGGCACCAAGACCGGTGGCATCGAGACGTTCGAGGCCCCGATCCACATCTCCAACGTCGCGATCGTCGACCCCTCGACCAAGAAGCCGACCCGTGTCGGCCGCCGGGTCGAGGAGCAGGTCAAGGACGGCGTCAAGCGCACCGTCCGCGTGCGCTTCGCGAAGAAGTCAGGCAAGGACCTCTGA
- the rplN gene encoding 50S ribosomal protein L14 translates to MIQNESRLKVADNTGAKELLTIRVLGGSNRRYAGLGDVIVATVKDAIPGGNVKKGDVVKAVVVRVVKQTRRPDGSYIKFDENAAVILKNDGEPRGTRIFGPVGRELRDKKFMKIVSLAPEVI, encoded by the coding sequence GTGATTCAGAACGAATCCCGGCTGAAGGTCGCCGACAACACCGGCGCCAAGGAGCTGCTCACCATCCGCGTGCTCGGCGGCTCCAACCGTCGTTACGCCGGCCTGGGCGACGTGATCGTCGCCACGGTCAAGGACGCGATCCCGGGTGGAAACGTCAAGAAGGGCGACGTGGTCAAGGCCGTCGTCGTCCGTGTCGTCAAGCAGACCCGCCGTCCCGACGGCTCGTACATCAAGTTCGACGAGAACGCCGCCGTGATCCTGAAGAACGACGGGGAGCCCCGCGGCACCCGTATCTTCGGACCGGTCGGCCGTGAGCTTCGCGACAAGAAGTTCATGAAGATCGTCTCGCTCGCCCCGGAGGTCATCTGA
- the rpsQ gene encoding 30S ribosomal protein S17 produces MATAKKAEAEAQVVGHEHAENDVRDVDARGYRKARRGYVVSDKMDKTIVVEVEDRVKHPLYGKVIRRTSKVKAHDETNSAGIGDLVVINETRPLSATKRWRLVEILEKAK; encoded by the coding sequence ATGGCTACCGCGAAGAAGGCAGAGGCCGAGGCGCAGGTCGTCGGTCACGAGCACGCCGAGAACGACGTCCGCGACGTGGACGCCCGCGGTTACCGCAAGGCGCGTCGTGGCTACGTCGTCAGCGACAAGATGGACAAGACCATCGTCGTCGAGGTCGAGGACCGCGTGAAGCACCCCCTCTACGGCAAGGTCATCCGCCGTACCTCGAAGGTCAAGGCGCACGACGAGACCAACTCGGCGGGCATCGGCGACCTCGTCGTCATCAACGAGACCCGTCCGCTGAGCGCCACCAAGCGCTGGCGCCTGGTCGAGATCCTCGAGAAGGCCAAGTAA
- the rpmC gene encoding 50S ribosomal protein L29 gives MAIGTKQLAPSELDTFEDQRLVEELRKAKEELFNLRFQSATGQLESHGRIRAVKRDIARLYTVIRERELGIRATPAPVEATKAKKSKAKKADAADDAAKEEAE, from the coding sequence ATGGCGATCGGCACCAAGCAGCTCGCCCCGAGCGAGCTCGACACGTTCGAAGACCAGCGCCTCGTCGAGGAGCTGCGTAAGGCCAAGGAAGAGCTGTTCAACCTGCGCTTCCAGTCGGCCACCGGCCAGCTCGAGAGCCACGGCCGCATCCGTGCAGTCAAGCGCGACATCGCGCGTCTGTACACGGTGATCCGTGAGCGCGAGCTCGGCATCCGCGCCACCCCGGCCCCGGTCGAGGCGACGAAGGCGAAGAAGAGCAAGGCGAAGAAGGCGGATGCCGCTGACGACGCCGCGAAGGAAGAGGCCGAGTAA
- the rplP gene encoding 50S ribosomal protein L16, producing the protein MLIPRKVKYRKQHHPGRSGQATGGTTVSFGEFGIQALTPAYVTNRQIESARIAMTRHIKRGGKVWINIYPDRPLTKKPAETRMGSGKGSPEWWVANVKPGRVLFEVAGVNEELAREALTRAIHKLPLKARIIKREEGDA; encoded by the coding sequence ATGCTCATCCCCCGCAAGGTCAAGTACCGCAAGCAGCACCACCCCGGTCGTTCGGGCCAGGCCACCGGTGGCACCACGGTGTCGTTCGGTGAGTTCGGCATCCAGGCGCTGACCCCCGCTTACGTGACCAACCGTCAGATCGAGTCCGCTCGTATCGCGATGACGCGTCACATCAAGCGTGGTGGAAAGGTGTGGATCAACATCTACCCCGACCGTCCGCTCACCAAGAAGCCCGCGGAAACCCGCATGGGTTCCGGTAAGGGCTCGCCCGAGTGGTGGGTTGCGAACGTCAAGCCGGGCCGCGTCCTCTTCGAGGTCGCGGGTGTCAACGAGGAACTCGCTCGTGAAGCACTGACCCGTGCCATCCACAAGCTGCCCCTGAAGGCACGCATCATCAAGCGCGAGGAGGGCGACGCGTAA
- the rpsC gene encoding 30S ribosomal protein S3, with product MGQKVNPYGFRLGITTDHVSRWFSDSTKAGQRYADYLAEDIKIRRLLTTSLDRAGVSNIEIERTRDRVRVDIHTARPGIVIGRRGAEAERIRADLEKLTGKQIQLNILEVKNPEADAQLVAQGVAEQLTARVAFRRAMRKGLQGAQRAGAKGVRIQVSGRLGGAEMSRSEFYREGRVPLHTLRANIDYGFYEAKTTFGRIGVKVWIYKGDLTNKELAREQANAPKSRGRDDRGGDRRRGPRNEAPVAEGASA from the coding sequence ATGGGACAGAAGGTCAACCCGTACGGCTTCCGCCTCGGCATCACCACCGACCACGTGTCGCGGTGGTTCTCGGACTCGACGAAGGCCGGTCAGCGTTACGCCGACTACCTCGCCGAGGACATCAAGATCCGTCGCCTGCTGACCACGTCGCTCGACCGCGCCGGTGTCAGCAACATCGAGATCGAGCGCACGCGTGACCGCGTTCGCGTCGACATCCACACCGCCCGTCCGGGCATCGTGATCGGTCGCCGCGGCGCCGAGGCCGAGCGCATCCGTGCCGACCTCGAGAAGCTCACCGGTAAGCAGATCCAGCTGAACATCCTCGAGGTGAAGAACCCCGAGGCCGACGCTCAGCTGGTCGCTCAGGGTGTCGCCGAGCAGCTCACCGCTCGCGTGGCTTTCCGCCGCGCGATGCGCAAGGGCCTGCAGGGCGCGCAGCGTGCCGGCGCCAAGGGTGTCCGCATCCAGGTGTCGGGCCGTCTCGGCGGCGCCGAGATGAGCCGCTCGGAGTTCTACCGCGAAGGCCGTGTGCCCCTGCACACGCTCCGCGCGAACATCGACTACGGCTTCTACGAGGCCAAGACCACCTTCGGCCGCATCGGCGTGAAGGTCTGGATCTACAAGGGCGACCTCACCAACAAGGAGCTCGCCCGCGAGCAGGCCAACGCGCCCAAGTCCCGCGGTCGTGACGACCGCGGTGGCGACCGTCGTCGTGGCCCGCGCAACGAGGCCCCCGTGGCAGAAGGAGCGTCGGCGTAA
- the rplV gene encoding 50S ribosomal protein L22 encodes MVESIARVRHIRVTPQKARRVVALIKGKQAEEALAILKFAPQGASEPIYKLVASAIANARVTADKTNEYLDDADLYVKNAYVDEGTTLKRFQPRAQGRAFQIKKRTSHITVVLATPETAEAAPARANKKASK; translated from the coding sequence ATGGTGGAGTCCATCGCACGCGTGCGACACATCCGCGTGACCCCTCAGAAGGCTCGTCGTGTCGTCGCTCTCATCAAGGGCAAGCAGGCCGAAGAGGCCCTTGCCATCCTGAAGTTCGCGCCCCAGGGTGCGAGCGAGCCGATCTACAAGCTCGTCGCTTCGGCCATCGCGAACGCTCGCGTCACGGCCGACAAGACGAACGAGTACCTGGATGACGCTGACCTGTACGTGAAGAACGCGTACGTCGACGAGGGCACGACGCTGAAGCGTTTCCAGCCCCGCGCTCAGGGTCGCGCCTTCCAGATCAAGAAGCGCACGAGCCACATCACGGTCGTGCTCGCGACGCCCGAGACCGCTGAGGCGGCCCCGGCTCGCGCCAACAAGAAGGCGAGCAAGTAA
- the rpsS gene encoding 30S ribosomal protein S19: MPRSLKKGPFVDEHLLRKVVSQNEAGSKNVIKTWSRRSMIIPAMLGHTIAVHDGRKHIPVFVTETMVGHKLGEFSPTRTFRGHVKDDKKGRRR, from the coding sequence ATGCCTCGCAGCCTTAAGAAGGGCCCCTTCGTCGACGAGCACCTGCTTCGCAAGGTCGTCTCGCAGAACGAAGCCGGTTCGAAGAACGTCATCAAGACCTGGTCGCGCCGTTCGATGATCATCCCCGCCATGCTGGGACACACCATCGCCGTGCACGACGGTCGCAAGCACATCCCCGTGTTCGTGACCGAGACCATGGTCGGCCACAAGCTGGGCGAGTTCTCGCCCACCCGCACCTTCCGCGGCCACGTGAAGGACGACAAGAAGGGTCGCCGCCGCTGA
- the rplB gene encoding 50S ribosomal protein L2: MAIRKYKPTTPGRRGSSVADFAEITRSTPEKSLLRPLSKTGGRNNQGRITTRHIGGGHKRQYRLIDFRRNDKDGIDAKVAHIEYDPNRTARIALLHYADGEKRYILAPAKLSQGDVVESGAGADIKPGNNLPLRNIPTGTVIHAIELRPGGGAKMARSAGASVRLVAKDGPYAQLRLPSGEIRNVDVRCRATIGEVGNAEQSNINWGKAGRMRWKGVRPTVRGVAMNPVDHPHGGGEGKTSGGRHPVSPWGKAEGRTRHANKESDKLIVRRRTAGKKRK, translated from the coding sequence ATGGCTATTCGCAAGTACAAGCCCACGACCCCCGGTCGCCGCGGCTCGTCGGTGGCCGACTTCGCCGAGATCACCCGATCGACGCCTGAGAAGTCGCTGCTGCGCCCGCTGTCGAAGACCGGTGGCCGCAACAACCAGGGCCGCATCACCACGCGTCACATCGGTGGTGGCCACAAGCGTCAGTACCGTCTGATCGACTTCCGTCGTAACGACAAGGACGGCATCGACGCCAAGGTCGCTCACATCGAGTACGACCCCAACCGCACCGCGCGCATCGCGCTGCTGCACTACGCGGACGGCGAGAAGCGCTACATCCTCGCTCCGGCGAAGCTGTCGCAGGGCGACGTCGTCGAGTCGGGTGCCGGTGCTGACATCAAGCCCGGCAACAACCTGCCGCTGCGCAACATCCCCACCGGTACGGTGATCCACGCGATCGAGCTCCGTCCCGGCGGCGGCGCGAAGATGGCCCGTTCGGCCGGCGCCTCCGTGCGTCTGGTCGCCAAGGACGGCCCGTACGCGCAGCTGCGTCTGCCCTCCGGCGAGATCCGCAACGTCGACGTGCGCTGCCGCGCCACGATCGGCGAGGTCGGTAACGCCGAGCAGTCGAACATCAACTGGGGCAAGGCCGGCCGCATGCGCTGGAAGGGCGTCCGCCCGACCGTGCGTGGTGTCGCCATGAACCCGGTCGACCACCCGCACGGTGGTGGTGAGGGTAAGACCTCCGGTGGTCGTCACCCTGTTTCGCCGTGGGGTAAGGCCGAGGGCCGCACCCGCCACGCGAACAAGGAGAGCGACAAGCTCATCGTCCGCCGTCGCACCGCCGGCAAGAAGCGCAAGTAG
- the rplW gene encoding 50S ribosomal protein L23, which yields MTTVNKDPRDIILKPVVSEKSYSLIDEGKYTFLVDPRSSKTEIKLAIEKIFGVKVASVNTLNRQGKARRTRFGIGKRKDTKRAIVTLKSGTIDIFTSVG from the coding sequence ATGACCACCGTCAACAAGGACCCGCGCGACATCATCCTGAAGCCGGTCGTCTCCGAGAAGAGCTACTCGCTCATCGACGAGGGCAAGTACACCTTCCTGGTGGACCCCCGCTCGTCGAAGACCGAGATCAAGCTCGCGATCGAGAAGATCTTCGGCGTCAAGGTCGCTTCGGTGAACACGCTGAACCGTCAGGGCAAGGCCCGTCGGACCCGCTTCGGCATCGGCAAGCGCAAGGACACGAAGCGTGCCATCGTCACGCTGAAGTCCGGCACCATCGACATCTTCACGTCTGTCGGCTGA